The Desulfurellaceae bacterium genome has a window encoding:
- a CDS encoding type II toxin-antitoxin system HigB family toxin, protein MLALMRIISRRTLREFRNRYPDAEQPLRAWYANAKRATWKTPVELKTAYRSASFLANKRVVFNIKGNAYRLVVALDYRYGAIYIRFVGTHHEYDAIDAATIQGVRMDIKPIKTQADYEAALKAIDRLWGADYDSPQGEKLDVLITLVEVYEEQHHPILPPDPVEAILHRLDSHGLSRRDLEPYLGSRARVSEILNRKRALSLAMIRRLQDGLGISAEILVQPYKLQSAP, encoded by the coding sequence ATGCTTGCCCTGATGAGGATAATCTCGCGGCGAACGCTGAGAGAATTCCGGAACCGCTATCCCGATGCGGAACAGCCTCTCCGAGCCTGGTATGCGAACGCCAAGCGCGCCACATGGAAGACTCCGGTTGAGCTGAAAACGGCGTACCGTAGCGCCAGCTTCTTGGCCAACAAGAGAGTAGTGTTCAATATCAAGGGGAACGCCTACCGCCTCGTCGTTGCCCTCGACTATCGCTACGGAGCCATATACATCCGCTTCGTTGGCACCCATCACGAGTATGACGCAATAGACGCGGCAACGATCCAGGGGGTCCGCATGGATATCAAACCAATCAAGACACAAGCCGACTACGAAGCAGCCCTGAAGGCAATCGACCGACTGTGGGGGGCAGACTACGACTCTCCACAAGGAGAGAAGCTCGATGTCCTGATCACGCTGGTAGAGGTGTATGAAGAGCAGCACCATCCGATTCTCCCCCCTGACCCTGTCGAAGCCATTCTTCATCGTCTCGACAGCCACGGCTTGTCCCGACGCGATCTGGAGCCCTACCTCGGCTCTCGCGCCCGGGTCTCGGAAATCCTGAACCGTAAACGCGCCTTATCGCTGGCGATGATCAGGAGATTGCAGGATGGACTGGGGATTTCGGCTGAGATATTGGTTCAGCCGTATAAGCTCCAATCGGCTCCGTAG
- a CDS encoding TIGR03617 family F420-dependent LLM class oxidoreductase: MQLETLLPLGKVDPGLREPATPLDLAAVAADAQLLERLGYTGLVVEETKDDPFVILALAAQATHRLRLGTAVALAFPRSPTVTALSAWTLQKLSQGRFTLGLGTQVRAHIQRRYGVPWSAPAPWMREYIAAVRALWAHWQTNAPLDIRGQHYTINLMVPLFNPGPIAQPHIPIHLAAVNTRICRVAGEVADGLRPHPVCSPAYIADRMLPEVRAGAARTGRSLDDFRVCMKPLVATAASRDELLPKIRDARARIAFYASTPSYIAAFEHLGLAELSHTCKLLSRQQRWEELPAHITDEVLEQFVTIGTYDEIADKLLDRFGQVVTDIEFSIAPKTDAERELLADMARTIQADDGGRARRAILGQAA; the protein is encoded by the coding sequence ATGCAGCTCGAAACCCTGTTGCCGCTGGGCAAGGTTGACCCGGGCCTGCGCGAGCCCGCAACCCCGCTCGACCTGGCCGCTGTCGCCGCCGATGCCCAGCTGTTGGAGCGCCTCGGCTACACCGGCCTGGTGGTTGAGGAGACCAAGGACGATCCCTTTGTCATTCTGGCCCTGGCCGCCCAGGCGACCCACCGGCTGCGGCTCGGCACGGCCGTTGCGCTGGCCTTCCCACGCAGTCCGACCGTCACTGCGCTGAGCGCCTGGACCCTCCAGAAGCTGTCCCAGGGGCGTTTTACGCTGGGGCTGGGAACCCAGGTCAGAGCCCATATTCAGCGCCGCTACGGCGTGCCCTGGTCGGCGCCGGCGCCGTGGATGCGCGAATACATCGCTGCGGTCCGGGCCCTGTGGGCGCACTGGCAGACCAACGCGCCGCTCGACATCCGGGGCCAACACTACACCATCAACCTGATGGTGCCGCTGTTCAATCCCGGTCCGATTGCGCAGCCCCACATCCCGATCCATCTGGCTGCGGTGAACACGCGCATATGCCGCGTCGCCGGCGAGGTCGCCGACGGGCTCCGACCCCACCCGGTGTGCAGCCCCGCGTACATTGCCGACCGCATGCTGCCCGAGGTCCGCGCCGGGGCGGCCAGAACGGGCCGTTCGTTGGACGACTTCCGGGTGTGTATGAAGCCCCTGGTCGCCACCGCCGCCAGCCGTGACGAACTGCTGCCCAAGATTCGTGACGCGCGGGCCAGGATCGCCTTTTACGCCTCGACCCCGAGCTATATCGCCGCCTTCGAGCACCTCGGTCTGGCCGAGCTGAGCCACACGTGTAAGCTCCTGTCACGCCAGCAGCGCTGGGAAGAACTGCCGGCTCATATCACCGACGAGGTGCTGGAGCAGTTCGTGACAATCGGGACCTATGACGAGATTGCCGACAAGCTTCTCGACCGCTTCGGCCAGGTGGTGACCGATATTGAATTCTCCATTGCGCCCAAGACCGACGCCGAGCGCGAGCTGCTGGCCGACATGGCGCGCACGATCCAGGCCGACGACGGTGGCCGGGCCCGACGGGCGATTCTCGGGCAGGCGGCATGA